In Flavobacterium sp. N3904, one DNA window encodes the following:
- a CDS encoding carbohydrate-binding domain-containing protein, with protein sequence MKKNIFLTFCSFLSIASFSQKPKNYSGKPYVDSIYTVGAQIIPGRVELAYYDIGGEGIAYHDVTPENEGSKLNHEKHDYGSHWRPGVEAYTAFFRENEGVDISYTKDWADFNHPNKVDPKVNQLYIGWQEDGEWTNYTVKVIKPGKYRIITVYGNKDNKSELWLNGNKAAVLKLPEETGSFHNWTQATIGEIIFPVAGINLLTLKYNKGANLGYLDFLLVEEL encoded by the coding sequence ATGAAAAAAAATATTTTTCTTACTTTCTGTTCCTTCTTATCAATAGCATCATTTTCTCAAAAGCCAAAAAATTATTCTGGAAAACCCTATGTAGATTCAATATATACAGTAGGGGCACAGATAATTCCAGGTAGAGTTGAACTTGCTTACTACGATATAGGTGGCGAAGGAATTGCTTATCACGATGTAACTCCTGAAAATGAGGGTTCAAAATTAAACCATGAAAAACATGACTATGGAAGTCATTGGCGTCCGGGTGTAGAAGCCTACACTGCTTTTTTTAGAGAAAATGAAGGAGTAGATATATCATATACAAAAGATTGGGCTGATTTTAATCACCCTAATAAAGTCGATCCTAAGGTAAACCAGCTATATATAGGATGGCAAGAAGACGGTGAATGGACAAATTATACTGTAAAAGTAATAAAGCCCGGAAAATATAGGATTATCACTGTTTATGGGAATAAAGATAATAAATCAGAATTATGGTTAAACGGGAACAAGGCAGCTGTTCTAAAACTTCCGGAAGAGACTGGCAGTTTTCACAACTGGACTCAAGCCACAATAGGTGAAATAATTTTCCCAGTTGCAGGCATTAACCTCCTTACTTTAAAATACAACAAGGGTGCTAACCTTGGTTATCTCGATTTTTTATTGGTCGAGGAACTGTAA
- a CDS encoding RagB/SusD family nutrient uptake outer membrane protein: MKKAKYIILLTVLMLGFSGCSDFLDLEPQGSENSANFFDTQENGVRSIIGIYDMLQLDEGAGPDGQWMGHHHDFFLSDIRSDDAEKGSNDGDYGAMWEMLDFTMTSQIGFASDFWIHGFWGVSRTNYALDNLPKVSWSPSVRDRLIGEASFMRAYFYWYLVRAYGGVPLFTSAVKPSDFGKVKRATLNECYTQIAADLTKAIELLPEKGTIPVAETGRVSKGAARALLARIYMYQIGTDIESKITWQQVYDQTSAVINSGEFALLPNYAKLWETESKNNSESVFEVQFAVGASDTAPGSIGTNFYNFQGNRKDDSGWGFNNPTPDLVEAYNVSVTKDPRLSCVVYGESFNNGVLYGAKKKYDRNEQGSDWLNRKAALPVKPALAKASDRNIKIIRYADVLLMHAEASWHLNKFDEATAKVNMIRNRARNSTYCMGYAEGKMDYSAAPTSVNLPDINSTGDQLLQDIWKERRLELAMEQIRFYDLVRTGRYFAVIDNEKNLRRAPGQNYGLGVKAYKQFPNIKTNGLAKSIDGPNGNKVPLMPIPQTETQAWNLEQNPGY; encoded by the coding sequence ATGAAAAAAGCAAAATATATTATCCTGTTGACAGTCTTGATGCTTGGGTTTTCAGGCTGTTCGGATTTCCTTGATCTCGAACCTCAGGGATCAGAAAATAGTGCCAACTTTTTTGACACTCAAGAAAATGGTGTTCGCTCAATAATTGGTATTTATGATATGCTCCAACTTGATGAAGGAGCTGGGCCTGATGGCCAATGGATGGGACATCACCACGATTTTTTTCTGAGTGATATACGTAGTGATGATGCAGAAAAAGGTAGTAATGATGGAGATTACGGTGCAATGTGGGAAATGTTGGATTTTACGATGACTTCTCAAATTGGTTTTGCAAGCGATTTCTGGATTCATGGTTTTTGGGGTGTTTCGCGCACAAATTATGCACTTGACAATCTTCCAAAAGTAAGTTGGTCTCCTTCGGTTCGTGACCGATTAATTGGTGAAGCTTCATTTATGAGAGCCTATTTTTACTGGTATTTAGTTAGAGCTTATGGTGGAGTGCCTCTTTTTACGAGTGCTGTTAAACCCTCTGATTTTGGAAAAGTTAAACGTGCAACACTAAACGAATGTTATACACAAATAGCAGCCGATTTAACAAAAGCAATTGAATTGTTACCTGAAAAAGGTACGATACCTGTTGCCGAAACTGGTAGAGTAAGCAAAGGTGCCGCAAGAGCTTTATTAGCAAGAATATATATGTATCAGATTGGTACCGATATAGAAAGTAAAATAACATGGCAACAAGTTTACGATCAAACAAGTGCTGTAATAAATTCAGGTGAGTTTGCTTTGCTTCCTAACTATGCAAAATTATGGGAAACTGAAAGTAAAAATAACTCAGAGTCGGTTTTTGAAGTTCAGTTTGCAGTCGGTGCAAGCGATACTGCACCAGGATCTATAGGAACTAATTTCTATAATTTTCAAGGAAATAGGAAAGATGATTCAGGATGGGGATTCAATAATCCAACACCTGACTTAGTTGAAGCTTACAATGTTTCTGTTACAAAAGACCCAAGATTATCTTGTGTTGTTTATGGAGAAAGTTTCAATAATGGAGTTTTGTATGGTGCTAAAAAGAAATACGATCGCAATGAACAAGGATCAGATTGGCTAAATCGTAAAGCTGCTCTTCCTGTTAAACCTGCACTAGCTAAAGCTAGTGACCGCAATATAAAAATCATTCGTTATGCTGATGTATTATTGATGCATGCTGAAGCTAGCTGGCATCTAAATAAATTTGATGAAGCAACGGCAAAAGTAAATATGATTCGAAACAGAGCTCGTAACAGTACGTATTGTATGGGATATGCAGAAGGAAAAATGGATTACAGCGCCGCACCAACATCAGTTAATTTGCCGGATATCAATTCAACAGGAGATCAGCTTTTGCAGGATATCTGGAAAGAACGTCGTTTGGAATTGGCAATGGAACAAATTCGTTTTTATGACCTTGTGCGCACAGGAAGGTATTTTGCAGTAATTGACAATGAAAAAAATCTTCGTCGTGCTCCAGGACAAAATTATGGATTAGGTGTTAAAGCATACAAACAGTTTCCTAACATAAAAACAAATGGTTTGGCTAAATCAATTGATGGACCAAATGGTAATAAAGTACCGTTAATGCCAATACCACAAACTGAAACTCAAGCTTGGAATCTTGAACAAAATCCAGGTTATTAA
- a CDS encoding cupin domain-containing protein, giving the protein MNKIIIATIAGIILGVGFTYFYLDITKEFKAKDPLQSKIVFSTDNKQTPGYYFPTHDNLLVMDRSNAEDSEAFIVQISPNKFTNRQIHDDAEQLFYILSGNGKLTIERLGKKEVFDLLPTNFVHIPRNCYHQTFSQGNDTLKYLAIDCFPEGYNPNEPSWDDHARAVCKINNWDYNEARKKKI; this is encoded by the coding sequence ATGAATAAAATCATTATTGCAACTATAGCTGGTATTATTTTAGGAGTTGGTTTTACATACTTTTACCTTGATATCACAAAGGAATTCAAAGCAAAAGATCCTTTACAGTCTAAGATTGTATTTTCTACAGATAACAAGCAAACACCTGGATACTATTTTCCAACACATGATAACCTTTTAGTCATGGACAGATCAAATGCTGAAGATTCGGAAGCATTTATTGTTCAAATTTCTCCAAATAAATTTACCAATCGGCAGATACATGACGATGCGGAACAACTTTTTTATATTCTTTCCGGCAATGGAAAGTTAACCATTGAACGGTTGGGAAAAAAGGAAGTTTTCGATTTATTGCCTACCAATTTTGTACATATTCCCCGTAATTGTTACCACCAAACTTTTAGTCAAGGCAATGATACTTTGAAGTATTTAGCGATTGATTGTTTTCCAGAAGGTTATAATCCGAATGAACCAAGCTGGGACGATCATGCAAGAGCAGTTTGTAAAATTAATAATTGGGACTATAATGAAGCACGAAAAAAGAAAATCTAA
- a CDS encoding cellulase family glycosylhydrolase has product MNNKRNTIKTIIIVTLLVMGTIPAIAQTKVQNASWPIITRNGDKLYEGTKVFRFLGLAAPNIQQNESQIRIDRTNRFPDEYEIRDLLDGIHRLGGRATRTFSLSIYSPLDNGMPVYIEGHRKYNEEAFRCLDRVIALSHEYDVRLIIPFIASQTFAGIRGVDEFSTIAGKPKGAFWTDQEQKADFKHFLDFILNRKNTVNGILYKNDPAILAWQLGNEFGSYPGDRGLKYDEWTPKILDWSLEMAEYIKKVDPNHLIMEAGGADREKLIADPNIDIISDHLYEYWNRMGGNPWQLAPIAKESYLKTKGRKPLMIDEFGLGTTENIRELMETIRETEIVGGLMWSIRSHRRDGGWYYHNEGGTPVNSFHVPGFSAGFVYDEVRLLDLLRKESYLIREIPLASIEKPTPAPVLFNQKHGFTWRGSTGASYYVLERGQTATGPWKVIATGLEDSVLADVVKFEPSPEASEPLVLYVDENAEKGKTYFYRIKGVNIAGESSYSSILKNVK; this is encoded by the coding sequence ATGAACAATAAAAGAAATACAATAAAAACAATCATTATAGTGACCCTATTAGTAATGGGTACAATACCTGCAATAGCTCAAACTAAAGTACAAAATGCCTCTTGGCCAATTATTACTCGGAATGGCGACAAGCTTTATGAAGGTACCAAGGTATTCCGGTTTTTGGGACTTGCTGCTCCTAATATACAACAAAATGAATCCCAAATACGTATTGACCGTACAAACAGATTTCCAGACGAATATGAGATTCGTGATTTACTCGACGGTATTCACCGGTTAGGAGGCCGTGCCACCCGAACATTTTCACTTTCCATATACTCTCCACTCGATAATGGAATGCCAGTTTACATCGAGGGACATCGTAAGTACAATGAAGAAGCTTTTCGTTGCTTAGACCGAGTTATTGCTTTAAGCCATGAATATGATGTGAGGTTGATTATACCCTTTATTGCATCTCAAACCTTTGCCGGTATTCGCGGTGTAGATGAGTTTTCCACAATTGCAGGAAAACCAAAAGGTGCATTCTGGACAGACCAAGAACAGAAAGCAGATTTTAAGCACTTTTTAGATTTTATATTGAACCGTAAAAATACTGTTAACGGAATTCTCTACAAAAATGACCCTGCTATTTTAGCTTGGCAATTGGGTAACGAATTCGGCAGTTATCCTGGAGACAGAGGTTTGAAATACGACGAATGGACACCAAAAATCCTTGATTGGAGTCTTGAAATGGCAGAATACATTAAAAAAGTGGATCCGAATCACCTAATAATGGAGGCTGGAGGTGCCGACCGTGAAAAATTAATTGCCGACCCTAATATTGATATAATTAGTGATCATTTGTATGAGTATTGGAATCGTATGGGAGGAAATCCTTGGCAGTTGGCGCCAATTGCAAAAGAATCCTATTTAAAGACTAAAGGTCGTAAACCACTAATGATTGACGAATTTGGATTGGGTACAACAGAAAATATCCGTGAACTTATGGAAACCATTCGCGAAACCGAAATTGTAGGCGGATTAATGTGGAGCATACGCAGTCATCGCCGAGATGGAGGCTGGTATTACCATAATGAAGGCGGAACACCAGTAAATTCATTTCATGTTCCAGGTTTTTCAGCAGGATTTGTATACGATGAAGTACGATTACTAGATTTACTTCGCAAAGAATCTTATTTGATAAGAGAAATTCCTTTGGCATCTATAGAAAAACCAACACCAGCACCAGTATTATTCAACCAAAAGCATGGTTTTACTTGGCGAGGCAGCACAGGTGCATCTTATTATGTTCTTGAACGTGGGCAGACAGCTACAGGTCCATGGAAAGTAATTGCTACTGGATTAGAAGATTCTGTATTAGCCGATGTTGTAAAATTTGAACCTTCGCCCGAAGCTTCTGAACCGTTGGTTTTGTATGTTGACGAAAATGCCGAAAAAGGTAAAACTTACTTTTATCGAATTAAAGGAGTTAATATCGCAGGTGAATCAAGTTATTCTTCAATTTTAAAAAATGTAAAATAA
- a CDS encoding glycoside hydrolase family 2 protein, protein MKSNITTIILFLFFSANSFCAAKTFKTFAPKNGMTITNNTPTLAWEKIKCDRFEIRIDNRIMAELPSTSNAYVTFPLSFGKHSWAVIAHIGTTKIISATSTFLVQDAPLAELPKFAQLLRNGWKVKSSVEINMDGSGISKVGVNTNGWAETSLPATVLTALVRNGIYPNPYIGMNNMKIPDSNDEYNKDYNLQKFSHLKNRNPWKDHYWFRNQFVVDKNNTGKIVWLNFSEINYKAQVWLNGKIIADTTEIKGMERNFRIDITKNILKNGVNCLAVAIFPADNPGKPAIEPLLALSDPGQNMGDGKLSTSYTKWDTMGWDWQPAVRDRDMGITEDVFISFTDEIELQNLYVTSEIDLPKTTDAKLTVSLDIKNYTSVAQTGIAHIKISNGNDTITFDKNYQIQPNELKSFEWNNKNTPELALKNAKLWWPAGYGSPDLYNIEITTKTKNGHESLINDVFGIRKVETYIGKKERVYKINGKEIYLKGGNWVMDMMLNWTSSRYENEILLTKNANLNILRVWGPTGVPPKALYRAADKYGILMWQDYLNDFWGTYKNTPGYQPEKSLFEKASINITQKLRNHPSLIIWCGGNEGVNPREDLLVNSVIKKYDNRDTRHYLKQSDGDGLHGGGPYHTLEPKDYFTHPKLQGFSSEIGPSGIPELQSMQKFMPEMGKNWMSGRFPLDGFWAYHDANDWPGEDSRKFTSYDTMLRNYYGAPDTLNVHNGIKEYISKAQLVNYDVYRSSIESINRQLWNNASGILLWKSNSSWPSITWQVYDWYMQAHAGYYGAKKASELVHVQFNRDNNSVSFLNLTTANLDNNTVSATLYDSNANVVWNKNQKLNRMEANTTIPTDIIVPVSDKTQFLKLEVKNEIGTIISENLYWVNSSNNFNDLNRLPATNLQVEAHISEGAEGNKYIVNVKNTGKAIAFMFSAHISGKESHQELLPSLWSDNYFSLLPGESKTINAAIKKEDITETAVFEYSLFGKAEPIFLPLSK, encoded by the coding sequence ATGAAAAGCAATATTACCACTATTATATTATTTCTGTTTTTTTCTGCGAATTCTTTTTGTGCTGCAAAAACTTTTAAAACTTTTGCTCCTAAGAATGGTATGACTATTACTAATAATACCCCTACACTTGCTTGGGAAAAAATAAAATGCGATCGTTTTGAAATAAGAATAGATAATCGTATAATGGCTGAATTGCCTTCAACATCAAATGCTTATGTGACATTTCCACTTTCGTTTGGTAAACATAGTTGGGCTGTTATTGCCCACATAGGAACAACAAAAATTATTTCTGCAACAAGTACCTTTTTAGTTCAAGATGCACCATTAGCTGAATTGCCAAAATTTGCTCAGCTGTTACGTAATGGCTGGAAAGTAAAATCATCTGTGGAAATTAATATGGATGGTTCTGGAATATCAAAAGTTGGCGTAAATACTAATGGATGGGCAGAAACATCACTTCCTGCTACGGTCCTTACCGCTCTTGTGCGTAATGGTATTTATCCAAATCCTTATATAGGGATGAATAATATGAAAATTCCGGATAGCAATGATGAATACAATAAAGACTATAATTTGCAAAAATTCAGTCACTTAAAAAATAGAAATCCATGGAAAGATCATTACTGGTTTCGTAATCAGTTTGTGGTTGACAAAAATAATACAGGAAAAATAGTCTGGCTTAATTTTAGCGAAATTAATTACAAAGCTCAGGTTTGGCTCAATGGTAAAATAATTGCAGATACAACCGAGATTAAAGGAATGGAACGCAATTTTAGAATAGACATAACAAAAAATATACTGAAAAATGGTGTAAATTGTTTAGCTGTTGCCATATTTCCAGCTGACAATCCAGGAAAACCAGCTATTGAACCATTACTTGCTTTATCCGATCCAGGTCAAAACATGGGAGACGGTAAACTAAGTACTAGTTACACTAAATGGGACACTATGGGTTGGGACTGGCAACCAGCAGTACGCGATCGTGATATGGGGATAACTGAGGATGTTTTTATATCTTTTACTGATGAAATAGAACTTCAAAATCTTTATGTAACCTCTGAAATTGACTTGCCTAAAACAACCGATGCAAAATTAACAGTTTCTTTAGATATAAAAAATTACACTTCTGTTGCACAAACAGGTATTGCACATATTAAAATTTCAAACGGAAATGATACTATTACTTTTGACAAAAACTATCAAATTCAACCCAATGAACTAAAATCATTTGAATGGAATAATAAAAACACTCCTGAACTTGCGCTGAAAAACGCAAAATTATGGTGGCCTGCCGGTTATGGTTCTCCTGACTTATACAATATTGAGATAACAACTAAAACGAAAAATGGTCATGAATCTCTCATCAACGATGTTTTCGGAATTCGAAAGGTAGAAACATATATTGGTAAAAAAGAACGCGTATATAAAATTAACGGAAAAGAAATTTATCTCAAAGGAGGGAACTGGGTCATGGATATGATGTTAAATTGGACATCATCTCGCTATGAAAATGAAATTCTTCTAACTAAAAATGCCAACCTTAATATTTTACGTGTCTGGGGACCTACTGGTGTTCCTCCAAAAGCTTTGTATCGTGCTGCCGATAAATATGGAATACTGATGTGGCAGGATTATTTGAATGATTTTTGGGGAACTTATAAAAACACACCTGGTTACCAGCCTGAAAAAAGCCTTTTTGAAAAAGCGTCAATTAATATTACTCAAAAATTAAGAAATCATCCCTCGCTAATTATTTGGTGTGGGGGTAATGAGGGGGTAAATCCAAGAGAAGATTTATTGGTCAATTCGGTTATTAAGAAATATGATAACCGCGACACACGCCATTATCTAAAACAATCGGATGGTGACGGATTACATGGTGGCGGACCCTATCATACTTTAGAACCAAAAGATTATTTTACTCACCCCAAATTGCAGGGATTCAGCAGTGAAATTGGACCCAGTGGTATTCCTGAATTGCAAAGTATGCAAAAATTTATGCCAGAAATGGGTAAAAATTGGATGTCAGGGCGATTTCCTTTGGATGGTTTTTGGGCGTATCATGATGCTAATGATTGGCCGGGTGAAGATTCCCGCAAGTTTACATCTTATGATACAATGCTGCGTAATTACTACGGAGCGCCGGATACTTTAAACGTTCATAATGGGATTAAAGAATATATTTCAAAAGCTCAATTAGTTAATTATGATGTTTATCGTTCTTCAATAGAATCTATCAATCGTCAGCTTTGGAATAATGCAAGCGGAATCTTATTATGGAAATCAAACTCAAGCTGGCCAAGCATAACTTGGCAAGTGTACGATTGGTATATGCAAGCACATGCGGGATATTATGGTGCAAAAAAAGCGTCTGAATTAGTCCACGTGCAATTTAATAGGGATAATAACTCGGTTTCGTTCCTTAACCTTACAACTGCAAATTTGGATAATAACACTGTTTCAGCAACGCTTTATGATAGTAATGCAAACGTGGTATGGAATAAAAATCAAAAGTTAAATAGGATGGAGGCGAATACTACCATTCCAACAGATATTATTGTGCCTGTTTCTGATAAGACACAATTTTTGAAACTCGAAGTTAAAAATGAAATTGGGACTATTATTTCAGAAAATTTATATTGGGTAAATTCCTCTAATAATTTCAACGACCTAAATCGTCTACCAGCAACTAACCTACAAGTTGAAGCTCATATTTCAGAAGGAGCAGAGGGAAATAAGTACATTGTAAATGTAAAGAATACTGGCAAAGCCATAGCTTTTATGTTTAGTGCGCACATTTCAGGAAAAGAATCGCATCAGGAGCTATTACCTTCTCTTTGGAGTGACAATTATTTCAGTTTATTGCCTGGAGAAAGCAAAACAATTAATGCCGCAATTAAAAAAGAAGATATCACTGAAACGGCTGTTTTCGAATATTCTCTATTTGGAAAAGCAGAACCTATTTTTTTGCCCCTATCAAAATAA
- a CDS encoding glycoside hydrolase family 2 protein — MSFFKTNIFLLLMIPVVAFSSNGISLNGSNWHIQQAQFVYDTGERISLPAYDDTNWLKAKVPGTVLEPYINAGIFPDPFFADNMNAIPDSFFSGNDFWYRKNISGFTYKKNKRYFIEFKGINWKSDVYFNGKLLGRIEGAFQRANFEITALINAEGKNALAVLVHHIENWQSGKGKVTHKYLGAPTTNGDISGLDSPAFLAASGWNWLPIVRGRNTGIWNDVILNEYENVSIHDSWISTVLSLPDTTKAALTVRTSLKNHTDQVVTGALKVQFEGVSLVYPITLSPRELKPVEILPSKFKELNIRNPKLWWPNGYGAQNLYNAKISFIQNNTLSDLQEFNFGIRKITSEVKNNILFLYCNGLRILIRGGNWGLPEAMLRCDSVGYNLRVRLHKEANFNMIRNWVGQTGHEDFYKACDKYGILIWDDFWLANPVDGPTPKDTTMFMNNVRDKIKWVRKHPSVALYCGRNEGLPPADLDAAMKEATKAFDGTRLYISESADGLVTGLGPYDVRPVNWYFENRGVTLHSELGIIAFPEVESMRRMLPEDKLWPINDMWAIHDYQWGRSEKFTKIIETRFGEPANVDDYSRRAQLLNYESASAMFECLQSNQGSGVLLWMSQAAWPSMICQLYDHYFEYTASYFAVKKACRPIHILYEPRNNEIRLANNTAKTVKAVRVKAILCDINGIKISEQETTIDIKLGTAITCFKLKPYENKEVHFLKLEAKINNNEIVDNFYWLENNNGSCQDLNTMPMAEVSIKHEIVNKGETVLVKVNIENNTPYVSLLNKLKIKNNKGESVLPVFYSDNYFSLLPGEKKTINLSFENNNDEQTYLLVEGWNNKPIRQKLY; from the coding sequence ATGTCATTTTTTAAAACAAATATATTTTTATTGTTAATGATACCTGTAGTGGCATTCAGTTCGAATGGTATTAGTCTGAATGGCAGTAATTGGCATATACAGCAAGCACAGTTTGTTTATGATACTGGCGAGCGGATATCTCTTCCTGCCTATGATGATACGAATTGGTTAAAAGCAAAAGTTCCGGGCACTGTACTAGAGCCCTACATTAATGCAGGCATTTTCCCAGACCCCTTTTTTGCTGACAACATGAATGCTATTCCTGATTCTTTTTTTTCAGGTAACGACTTTTGGTATCGAAAAAATATTAGTGGATTTACATATAAAAAGAACAAACGATATTTTATTGAATTTAAAGGAATAAACTGGAAGTCAGATGTTTATTTCAACGGAAAATTATTAGGAAGAATAGAGGGCGCTTTTCAACGGGCTAATTTTGAAATTACTGCACTTATAAATGCCGAAGGAAAGAATGCTTTGGCTGTACTTGTACATCATATTGAAAATTGGCAATCAGGAAAAGGAAAAGTAACCCATAAATATTTGGGAGCTCCAACTACAAATGGTGATATTTCAGGTCTGGACAGCCCAGCTTTTCTTGCGGCTTCAGGGTGGAATTGGCTGCCGATTGTGCGTGGACGCAATACAGGTATTTGGAATGATGTAATATTAAATGAATACGAAAATGTGAGCATACACGATTCTTGGATAAGTACCGTACTGTCTTTACCAGACACCACAAAAGCGGCTTTAACGGTGAGAACATCGCTAAAAAACCATACTGACCAAGTTGTAACTGGCGCACTTAAAGTCCAATTTGAAGGGGTTAGTTTGGTTTATCCAATAACACTAAGCCCTAGAGAATTAAAACCTGTTGAAATACTACCCTCTAAATTTAAAGAATTAAATATTCGCAATCCAAAGCTTTGGTGGCCCAACGGCTACGGTGCTCAAAATCTTTATAACGCAAAAATTAGCTTTATTCAAAACAATACTCTCTCAGACCTACAGGAGTTTAATTTCGGAATCAGAAAAATAACTTCCGAAGTAAAAAATAATATTTTGTTTTTGTATTGTAATGGTTTGCGAATTTTGATCAGAGGAGGAAACTGGGGATTACCCGAAGCAATGCTGCGTTGTGACTCCGTTGGTTACAATTTAAGAGTCCGACTTCACAAAGAAGCAAATTTTAATATGATTCGAAATTGGGTGGGACAAACGGGGCATGAAGATTTTTATAAAGCCTGCGACAAATATGGAATTCTGATCTGGGACGATTTCTGGCTTGCCAATCCAGTTGATGGCCCTACTCCGAAAGATACGACTATGTTTATGAACAATGTTCGTGATAAAATTAAATGGGTGCGAAAACATCCATCTGTAGCGCTTTATTGTGGTAGAAACGAAGGACTTCCGCCAGCCGATTTAGACGCAGCAATGAAAGAAGCCACCAAAGCATTTGATGGAACACGTTTATATATCTCTGAATCAGCCGATGGTCTAGTTACTGGTTTAGGACCCTACGATGTGCGTCCTGTAAATTGGTATTTCGAAAATCGTGGCGTAACTCTTCATAGTGAATTGGGAATTATTGCCTTTCCGGAAGTCGAAAGTATGAGGCGAATGCTGCCTGAAGACAAACTATGGCCTATCAATGATATGTGGGCTATACATGATTATCAGTGGGGACGTTCCGAAAAATTTACAAAAATAATAGAGACTCGCTTTGGAGAGCCAGCAAATGTGGATGATTATTCGCGTAGGGCCCAGCTGCTTAATTATGAATCGGCAAGTGCTATGTTTGAATGTTTGCAAAGCAATCAGGGAAGTGGTGTGTTGCTTTGGATGAGTCAAGCTGCCTGGCCTTCTATGATTTGCCAGTTGTATGATCATTATTTTGAATACACAGCTTCTTATTTTGCAGTAAAGAAAGCTTGTCGTCCAATTCATATTCTATACGAGCCTCGAAACAATGAAATTCGTTTAGCAAACAATACCGCAAAAACAGTAAAAGCAGTAAGAGTAAAAGCAATTTTATGTGATATAAATGGAATCAAAATATCGGAGCAAGAAACGACAATTGATATTAAATTAGGTACAGCAATAACTTGCTTTAAGTTGAAACCCTACGAGAACAAGGAAGTTCATTTTTTAAAATTAGAAGCAAAAATAAACAACAATGAAATCGTAGATAATTTTTACTGGCTCGAAAACAACAATGGCAGTTGTCAGGATTTGAATACAATGCCTATGGCTGAAGTAAGTATAAAACATGAAATTGTAAATAAAGGAGAAACTGTATTGGTAAAAGTAAATATTGAGAACAACACACCTTATGTATCGTTATTAAATAAACTTAAAATTAAAAATAACAAAGGTGAGAGTGTGTTGCCCGTTTTTTATAGTGACAATTACTTTTCATTGCTTCCTGGAGAAAAAAAGACAATTAATTTGAGCTTTGAAAACAATAATGATGAACAAACCTATTTACTGGTTGAAGGTTGGAACAATAAACCGATTAGACAAAAATTGTATTAA
- the mgrA gene encoding L-glyceraldehyde 3-phosphate reductase, whose protein sequence is MQYRRSGLSGLKLSALSLGLWHNFGDVDTFVNYQKIIHKAFDLGITHFDLANNYGPPAGSAETNFGRILQTDLKSYRDELIVSTKAGYDMWPGPYGDFGSRKYMLASLDQSLKRMQVDYVDIYYSHRPDPETPLEETMGALDYAVRSGKALYAGISNYPAETASRAADILAKMGTPCLIHQPKYSMFERWTENGLLEVLEEKGMGCIAFSPLAQGMLTNKYLNGIPKDSRAGKVTGALQSEQINAEILQKINALNEIAKERNQSLAQMAIVWLLKDVRITSVLIGASSVEQLVDNVNSLKNMAFEESEIGRIEKILK, encoded by the coding sequence ATGCAATACCGCAGAAGCGGGCTAAGTGGCCTAAAACTATCTGCTCTTTCCCTTGGTTTATGGCATAATTTTGGAGATGTTGATACCTTTGTCAACTATCAAAAAATTATTCATAAAGCATTTGATTTGGGAATAACACATTTTGATTTAGCAAATAATTATGGTCCCCCAGCGGGTTCAGCCGAAACAAATTTTGGTAGAATTTTGCAGACGGACTTAAAATCATACCGCGATGAATTGATTGTATCAACCAAAGCTGGATACGATATGTGGCCTGGTCCTTATGGCGATTTTGGTTCACGCAAATACATGCTGGCAAGTTTAGACCAAAGCTTGAAACGAATGCAGGTTGATTACGTAGATATTTATTATTCGCATCGTCCTGACCCAGAAACGCCACTTGAAGAAACCATGGGAGCATTGGATTATGCCGTCCGTAGTGGCAAAGCATTGTATGCAGGAATTTCGAATTATCCGGCTGAGACAGCTTCTCGTGCTGCAGATATTCTAGCTAAAATGGGGACACCCTGTTTGATACATCAGCCAAAATATTCCATGTTCGAACGTTGGACAGAAAACGGATTGCTAGAAGTACTTGAAGAAAAAGGAATGGGTTGTATTGCCTTTTCGCCTTTAGCTCAAGGTATGCTCACCAATAAATATTTGAATGGAATTCCAAAAGATTCAAGAGCTGGAAAAGTTACAGGCGCTCTACAATCAGAACAAATCAATGCTGAAATTCTGCAAAAAATTAATGCTCTAAATGAAATTGCAAAAGAACGTAATCAATCATTAGCTCAAATGGCTATTGTTTGGTTGCTGAAAGACGTCAGAATTACATCAGTCCTTATTGGTGCAAGCAGTGTAGAACAATTAGTTGACAATGTTAATTCTTTGAAAAATATGGCTTTTGAAGAAAGTGAAATTGGGAGGATAGAAAAAATTTTAAAATAA